The DNA region TGACAAAGAAAAGCTAATTAATTCTTTGATCAATTCCGGCGCCAACCAAGGTCTCGCTGTAGAAATAGCAGAACACATACAAAGAGAGCTGAAAGACGGAATGAGTTCCGACCAAATCTCCAAGCACTCGGCATTTTTATTGGAGAAACATTCGAAAAAAGTAGCCGTCAGTTATTCTTTAAAAAACGCAGTGTTAGCGCTCGGACCGTCTGGGTTTCCTTTTGAAAAATTCATCGCTGAAATTTTAAAAGAAAAAGGTTATCAAACTCTGGTTGGAGAAATTGTCACTGGCCAATGTGCCGAACACGAGCTTGATGTTCTGGCGTTCAATGAAAACAAACTTATTGCGATAGAGGCAAAATTTCACAATGAACACGGGATCAGAAGCGATTTAAAGGTGGCACTCTATGTTCAAGCCCGTTTTGAGGACCTGTTGCAGAAAGAATACGATTATGGAGGGAAAAGAAAATTCAATGAAAATTGGCTCATCACAAACACCAAATTTACTTCAAGCGCTTTTAAATACGGAAAGTGCAAAGGTATGACAATGATCGGCTGGAATTATCCCAAAGAGGGCAATCTGCAAGACATGATAGAAGATTCCGGTCTTCACCCCCTGACTTGCCTTACAACCCTAAGTCAAAAGCAAAAAATAGAAGCCCTAAAAAGCGGAGAGGTCTTGTGCAAAAAATTGCATAATAACGAAGGGTTGTTAAAATCTATAGGCATCAGTGGCGAAAAAATGGATGAAGTGAAAAGAGAAATAAATTTAGTTTGTGAAATTTAAAAATCAATATGGAGTTATTACAAGAATATATGCCTTATCTTCAGCTAATTCTGGCTTTAGCCCTTGGTGTTATTTTGGGGTTGGAGAGAACTTTTGCTGGCAAGGTCGCCGGTGTTAGAACTTTCGGTTTGGTTTCAATGGGCGCCTGTCTTTTAATCATCTCGTCTGTCTTGGTAAACCAAAACTTTATCGGCATAACAAATTTTGACCCAATGCGTCTTGCCGCCGGCATTATAACCGGCATCGGTTTTATCGGCGCCGGACTTATTATTCTCAAAGAAAACAAGCTTGAAGGTCTAACCACTGCCGCCGGACTTTGGGTGTCTTGTGGTATTGGAATCGCTGTTGGTTTTAAGCTTTTCGGATTGGCTGTCTTTGCCGCTTTCTTGGTATTTTTGACCTTTACCTTAATGTGGTTTGTTGAGGACAAATTCAGAAAGACAATTCAGAAAAATGCATCCGACTATCAAGGGCCAGAAATATAACTTTAAAAAGTGCCGACTAGAAACCAGAAAAAATTAAGCCGGTCAAAAATCGACCTTTTTATAGAGTGTCAGAGGTGTTTTTATCTAGACCAAAAACTCAAAGTTAAAAGACCTGGAATGCCGGCTTTCACCTTAAACAGCGCGGTCGACCATCTTTTAAAAAAAGAGTTTGACATTCATCGCGCCGGAAAACAAGCTCACCCAATGATGGAAAAATACGGCATCAAAGCCGTGCCGTTTGAGCACCCTGATTTGGAAAAGTGGCGACACAATTTTACTGGTATTCAATATCTGCATCCGGAAACCGGTTTTTTGGTTTTCGGAGCGATTGATGATGTTTGGATTAACGACAAGACAAAAGAACTCCACATCGTTGATTACAAAGCAACAAGTAAGAGTGAGAAGCCGAATTTGGAAGGCAGGTGGCAACAGGCCTATAAAAGGCAGATGGAAATTTACCAATGGCTGTTCAGGCAAAATAATTTTAAAGTTTCAGACACCGGCTACTTTGTTTATGTCAACGGACGGAAAGACGAAAAAGCATTTGATGGTCGGCTGGAATTCGATGTTGATATAATTTCTTACAAAGGCAACGACGGTTGGATAGAGAATACTCTTATTGAAATTGCTGAGACTTTTGAAAAAAAAGAATTACCGGAAGCGGCGGAAAATTGCGAACACTGCGCTTACAGAAAAAATTCCACTTTAGCTATAAAAGAATTATACGGAAATGTCGGCAAGTCAAAAATCCCGCCCGCACCCGAACACGCTCAAATAAAAAAAACTACTAAAAGTAAAAGGGGTGCGGAGAAGGAAAATTTGCCGGCCGATAAAATTCGAGAACCTAAAGATCAGACTTTGTTTTAGAAAGACCATTCTTTCGCCGAACAAAATTACGGGAAATAAAAAATTTATGAAATTCAAAGAGCGGGTTTTGAAAATCGTTTCAAAAATCCCAAAAGGAAAAACTTTAACGTACAAAGAAGTGGCCCGGAAAGCCCAAAGTCCTAGGGCTTTCCGGGCCGTGGGAAATATTCTTAATAAAAATTATGATCCAAAAATCCCATGTCACCGAGTAATAAAATCTAATGGCGAAATCGGGGAATATAACCGAGGTAAGAAGTTAAAAGTTTTCAAGTTAAAGAAAGAAAAGGCGATATGAAAGAGCCAGAAAAAGAGAAAACAGAACGGTTTGAACAAATGAAAAAAATCAGGGACGAAGTGGTGGATTTGAAAAGGTCGCCACTTTATGAATTCAGAACTTCGGAAGGTAACGTACCGGTTATCGGGGAGGGAAGTCATTTTGCAAAAATAATGTTTATCGGCGAGGCACCGGGAAAAAATGAAGCAGCTACCGGTCGGCCTTTTTGCGGAGCATCGGGAAGAATTTTGGACGAACTTTTGGCAAGTATAAAAATTCCACGCTCCGAAGTTTACATAACCAACATAGTTAAAGATCGTCCGCCGGGCAATCGAGACCCGCTGCCGGAAGAAGTTGAACTTTACGGACCGTTTTTGGACCGGCAAATTAACATCATCCAGCCGAAAATCATTGCTACTTTAGGTCGCCATTCAATGGCTTACATTTTCCATAAATTTGATTTGGATTTTGAATTGGACACGATTTCTAAAATTCACGGAAAATCTTTTGATGTTAAGACCTCATTTGGCCAAATAAAAATCGTCGCTCTTTTCCATCCGGCCGTCGCTGTCTATGACGCCTCCAAGAAAGACGTCCTGAAAGAAGATTTCAAGATTCTAAAAGATTTAATTTAGTCCCTTTTCTAACTCCTGTTAGATTTTACAAAATCAATAAAAGTATCTATCGCCTTTTTTAGTCGCTCTTTTGTCGCCTCATCTGTAAGCTCGCCGTCAGCGCTAAATTTATCTTGAGCGGCAGAGAGATAAAATTCTGGCTGGCCGAGTACCCGAGCATCCAAGTATAAAAGAGCTTGTTTTAAGTTGTATTGCGAAAGTGCTGTTCCGATATTTCCAACAGTTGCGCCCAAAACAAGAACTGGTTTCCCGGCAATTGAATTTTTACCGTAGGGTCGGGAAAACCAATCTACGGCATTTTTTAGAGGCGCAGGAATTGTCCGGTTAAATTCCGGAGTAAAAAATATGATACCGTCTGCTTGCTCAATAACTTTCTTCAATTTTTCTGCCGACTTTGGAAAATCTTCTTCCAAATCTTGATTGTAGAGAGGTAAATCGGCTATTTCAGCTTCATTCAAGTTCACACCTTCGGGCAAGACTTGGCCAAACGCCTTAAAAAGCATCCTGTTATAAGAATCTTTGCGCAAACTACCGATAATACCGAGAAAATTCATTCTTTACATATTATCACTTTTTGGTCATTCCTGGAACAAGGGTCAACTTTTTTATTTGAAAAGACTAAATGATATACTTTTAAACGTATGACTTCCGGAGAAATTCGTCGAAAATTTTTAAATTTTTTTGAAAAAAGGGGGCACAAAATCATCCAATCTTCTTCTTTGATTCCAGAAAATGATCCGACCGTGCTTTTTACAACTGCCGGCATGCAGCAGTTTAAGCCATACTACCTTGGCGATAGCGACGCAATGAAAGATTTTGGATCGCTCAATACTGCGACAGTTCAAAAATGCATGAGAACATCCGACATTGATGAAGTTGGCGATGAGACACATCTGACTTTTTTTGAAATGCTTGGAAATTTTTCTTTCGGCGGATATGGAAAAAGAGAAGCAATTTCCTACGCTCATGAATTCATAACAAAAGACCTCGGTTTAGAAATTTCATACGTTACCATTTTTGAGGGCTCGCATGGCGTGCCGAAAGATGAAGAGTCAAAAGAAATTTGGCAGTCACTCGGCCTAACTAACATTCGAGAAGAGGGAATTGGAGACGTCTTCTGGGGACCAACCGGCTCCGGCGGCCCTTGTGGCCCGACAACGGAAATTTACTGTAAGAACGTGACCGGAAAAGATGTTGAAGTTTGGAATATTGTTTTCAACCAATTTTATTATCCAGGCAGCCGGGAAGAATTACTCTCTGGCGAAAGTGGAAAGGAATTAAAGCCGCTTGCTCAAATGGGCGTTGATACCGGAATGGGCCTCGAACGCCTCTCCATGATTTCCCAAAAAACTCCGACAATTTTCGAGACAGACTTATTTAACGGTTTTGTGGTTACCTTACCTGACAATTTACCGGAAGATAAAAAAAGGGTTTTGGCCGACCACGCCCGCTCAATAAGTTTTCTCATTTCAGACGGAGTCCGCCCGGGAAATAAAGGATCTGGGTACATTTTAAGGAGACTAGTAAGAAGAATTCTGGCGCAATTTGATATTGAAATCGTAAAGAATTCAATTAATTGGGTAACTGAGAAATACAAAGATGTTTATCGAGAACTTGACGGAGTTTTAATAATGGAAGTCATAAATGAAGAATGGAAGCAATTTAATCAAACGCTTGAGCTCGGCATGAAAGAGTTGGACAAACTTGAGAATGTAAATCCTGAATCTGCTTTCAAACTTTATGAAAGCTTTGGTCTGCCGTTTGAAATCATACACGACGAATTTCCCAACTTAAGCCGAGAAGAATTTGATAAAGAATTTAAGAAACACCAAGAAGTCTCCCGATCAGGACTGGATCAAAAATTTAAAGGGGGGCTGGCTGATGAGAGCGAGGAAACCATTAAGCTTCACACCACACACCATCTATTGCTCGCCGCACTCCAAAAAATTTTAGGGAAAGAAATTAAACAACGGGGAAGCAACATAACTTCCGAACGGCTGCGGATTGACTTCTCTTTTGAAAGAAAACTAACAGATGGGGAAAAACAAAAAATAGAGGACTTGGTAAATGAGTGGATTTCAGAAGGATTTGAAGTCGTTAGAAAAGAAATGAAAAAGGAAGAAGCCGAACAAATCGGCGCCGAAATGGAATTCGGCGCAAAATACCCGGATATGGTTTCGGTATATTTCATTCAAGATAAAGAAGGCAATACTATCAGCAAAGAATTCTGCGGGGGACCACATGTTAAAAACACCAACGAGCTAGGAAAATTTAAAATCAAAAAAGAAGAAGCGGTTTCGGC from Candidatus Paceibacterota bacterium includes:
- a CDS encoding restriction endonuclease; the protein is MTKILKADRRLEDFDKEKLINSLINSGANQGLAVEIAEHIQRELKDGMSSDQISKHSAFLLEKHSKKVAVSYSLKNAVLALGPSGFPFEKFIAEILKEKGYQTLVGEIVTGQCAEHELDVLAFNENKLIAIEAKFHNEHGIRSDLKVALYVQARFEDLLQKEYDYGGKRKFNENWLITNTKFTSSAFKYGKCKGMTMIGWNYPKEGNLQDMIEDSGLHPLTCLTTLSQKQKIEALKSGEVLCKKLHNNEGLLKSIGISGEKMDEVKREINLVCEI
- a CDS encoding MgtC/SapB family protein, coding for MELLQEYMPYLQLILALALGVILGLERTFAGKVAGVRTFGLVSMGACLLIISSVLVNQNFIGITNFDPMRLAAGIITGIGFIGAGLIILKENKLEGLTTAAGLWVSCGIGIAVGFKLFGLAVFAAFLVFLTFTLMWFVEDKFRKTIQKNASDYQGPEI
- a CDS encoding PD-(D/E)XK nuclease family protein — protein: MPAFTLNSAVDHLLKKEFDIHRAGKQAHPMMEKYGIKAVPFEHPDLEKWRHNFTGIQYLHPETGFLVFGAIDDVWINDKTKELHIVDYKATSKSEKPNLEGRWQQAYKRQMEIYQWLFRQNNFKVSDTGYFVYVNGRKDEKAFDGRLEFDVDIISYKGNDGWIENTLIEIAETFEKKELPEAAENCEHCAYRKNSTLAIKELYGNVGKSKIPPAPEHAQIKKTTKSKRGAEKENLPADKIREPKDQTLF
- a CDS encoding MGMT family protein, yielding MKFKERVLKIVSKIPKGKTLTYKEVARKAQSPRAFRAVGNILNKNYDPKIPCHRVIKSNGEIGEYNRGKKLKVFKLKKEKAI
- a CDS encoding uracil-DNA glycosylase, whose protein sequence is MKEPEKEKTERFEQMKKIRDEVVDLKRSPLYEFRTSEGNVPVIGEGSHFAKIMFIGEAPGKNEAATGRPFCGASGRILDELLASIKIPRSEVYITNIVKDRPPGNRDPLPEEVELYGPFLDRQINIIQPKIIATLGRHSMAYIFHKFDLDFELDTISKIHGKSFDVKTSFGQIKIVALFHPAVAVYDASKKDVLKEDFKILKDLI
- a CDS encoding NAD(P)H-dependent oxidoreductase, translated to MNFLGIIGSLRKDSYNRMLFKAFGQVLPEGVNLNEAEIADLPLYNQDLEEDFPKSAEKLKKVIEQADGIIFFTPEFNRTIPAPLKNAVDWFSRPYGKNSIAGKPVLVLGATVGNIGTALSQYNLKQALLYLDARVLGQPEFYLSAAQDKFSADGELTDEATKERLKKAIDTFIDFVKSNRS
- a CDS encoding alanine--tRNA ligase, whose amino-acid sequence is MTSGEIRRKFLNFFEKRGHKIIQSSSLIPENDPTVLFTTAGMQQFKPYYLGDSDAMKDFGSLNTATVQKCMRTSDIDEVGDETHLTFFEMLGNFSFGGYGKREAISYAHEFITKDLGLEISYVTIFEGSHGVPKDEESKEIWQSLGLTNIREEGIGDVFWGPTGSGGPCGPTTEIYCKNVTGKDVEVWNIVFNQFYYPGSREELLSGESGKELKPLAQMGVDTGMGLERLSMISQKTPTIFETDLFNGFVVTLPDNLPEDKKRVLADHARSISFLISDGVRPGNKGSGYILRRLVRRILAQFDIEIVKNSINWVTEKYKDVYRELDGVLIMEVINEEWKQFNQTLELGMKELDKLENVNPESAFKLYESFGLPFEIIHDEFPNLSREEFDKEFKKHQEVSRSGLDQKFKGGLADESEETIKLHTTHHLLLAALQKILGKEIKQRGSNITSERLRIDFSFERKLTDGEKQKIEDLVNEWISEGFEVVRKEMKKEEAEQIGAEMEFGAKYPDMVSVYFIQDKEGNTISKEFCGGPHVKNTNELGKFKIKKEEAVSAGVRRIKAVLD